The nucleotide window GTAGGCGAGTCGCAGTTCTTCGAGCGCTGCATCACCGCCAGCCCCATCGCCAGCGAGCGCGCGGTAGAGGACGTACCCGAGTGCAAGCACGACCAATAGCGAGACGAGCATCATCATCCAGCCCCAGACTGGCGTTTGGCCGCCGTATCTCGGCCCCATCATCCAGCCATCCATCATCGGGAACGCGAACACCATCATCAGCATCGGCGCGAACAAGATGACAGCCAGTATGACGACGATCAGTCGAAGCCACGAGTCGTTCTGACGTGTGGCGGTCATATGGAATACTAGCACTCAGAGTCAAAAAGAGGTATCGACGGTTCTGCACTCGTTCTAGAACCGCGAAATCAGACTGCCAGAATGGATTAGTCGGCCGCGCCGAATGTGAAAGCACCCACTGATGTCTGAAGAACAACGACCTAGTAATGGCTTGTCCAATCGACCGCTCCGGTGGCTGCTCGTGGCTGGCAACCGCGTGACTCTCGCCGGTGTGTTTCTCGGTGGAATTCTCCTCTTCGTTGCTGTGCTGACGTCTGTTGGTATCCTCTCTGGTCGGCCGTCTAGTCCAATGTACTTTCTGTTCAGTGCGTTTCTCGGCGGGAATTTCACGGTAATCTCGGTCGTGCTCTCAATCAACCAGCTCGTCCTCTCGCGTGAACTGGGTGCTCCCGGTGAGTTACGTCAGCGAATCGAAAACGCGCTCGAATACCGCGAGAACGCGCAAAAACGCGCCGACCAATCGGTAGCTCCGGTACTGCCGGGGAGCTTCTTGCGGTTTCTGCACGAAACGACCGAAACGCGAACCGAAGAACTCCGTAAGAGCGTGGTGAACACGACGGACGGGCGCTTGCAAGAACGTGTCGAGACGTTCGCCGACGACGTTCTTATGGACGTGAAGACGGTTCTTCGGGCGCTCGACACGGAGCCAGTGCAAATCTTCGCAGTCATCGAGGCGACACTCGGGACAAATCACGCCCGGCAACTCCGTGAAATCGACCGAATAGAGGCCGAGTTCGACGAGTACCTGACTGACGACCAGCGAAACGTACTCGGAGAGATTCGAACGAACTTCCTGCAGATCGACGTCGCCCGCAAGTACTATCGAACTGTCTACGTCGAAAAGGAACTCTCACATCTCTCGCGAATCATCCTGTACGTCGGCGTCCCTGCAGAGCTCCTCTTGGCCGTCGTCCTCGTCGTTTACGGTGGCGTAAAGACGACACCACTCGTCGCCGGGTGGCTCGACGTGCTCGTCCCTGTCGCACTTACTGCCGGATTTGGTCCCCTTGTCGTTCTCTTTTCGTTCGTCCTCCGACTCTCGTGGGTCGCCCAACACAACGCGTCGGTCGCGCCGTTCACCGCGTCAGACGAAGAATACCAGTTCTGATTAGTGCTTTGGGCCCGATTCGATACGAGATGGGTTTCACAAATGCGTGAACTCATATATGTCCTCGTGACGCTCGTGCTGGTCGGCCTCTGGTTAGGCAGTGCCTCGATATTCACTGGTATCGCATTTTGGGGATTCACGGTAGTCCTGGTCGTCGTCCAATTGACCATCTTGGTCTATGCGGTTCGAGATGTCCGACGTCGAAACGAGAACTAAAACGCCTCGTTTTTCAGTTATTTTTCGACAGAGTATCGCCTTCTCGAAGGGCGTTTCGAGTTCCAAATGAGACAACGATGGAACTCATGCCCACTGCAGTTCCGAAGAGCAGAACGAGACTCAGGACGTGCAGTGCGACGACATCGTAGGTGTGACTGATCGTTTTGCTCGCCACTGCCACACTGTCGACGAGTAGAATGAGCGCGAAGTACTGCTTGAACTTCGCCTCCTCGACGAACGCCGTCAACCGAGAGCCGAGATACGCGCCGAAGACACTCCCACCGAGTAGAGGAACGACGACCGAGAGGTGAACCGCGTCCGTTCGGGCATAGATAAATGCGCCGTAGCCGCTCGATATTGCGATTTGAAAGATGTCTGTTCCGACCGCTACCGTTTCCGGCAGGCTCAACCCGTACATCAGACTCGGCAGGACGAGGAATCCACCGCCGACACCGAGGACGCCAGCCAGCACCCCCGTCGTGAATGCGATTACCAGCACGACCCACACGGAAGCGGTAACCCCGCCGCTAAACGATAGCATTGGCGGAATTTTGACGGTTCCAATTTGCTGAAGGACGTTCGCATCTACCATTGTTCCCTGCACGGCAGTCCTGTTACGAGCGTCGAATAGCACGAATAGTCCGACCGCCGCTAACAACCCGACGTATGCGGTGCTGACGATGAGGTCTGCGAGTCCGATGGCTGAAAGCTCGAACAACACCCGCTTCCCGACCTCTAACCCCATCGTCATCCCCACGATGAGGAGCCCTCCCAATTTGTAGTCGATGTGGCCGAGACGGCGGTGTGTCACGACGGCCGTAATCGACGTTCCGAAGACGAATACCAGCCCGGAGCCGACCGCCGCCTCGACCGGATGGCCGAGAACGAGCAGCGCAGGCGTGACGAAGAAGCTTCCACCAAGACCAAAGAAGCCGAAGAGGATGCCGACCGTGAATCCGAACAAGACGAAGAACGCGATTCCCGGTTCGAACGACCACAGGCTCATTCCCCCCATACCGCTGTCCGTGACGAGAGCAACGATATTGGATCTTACTCCGCGTGCCGTAGGTGTCCGTCAGTCGTAGTCGTGTCCGCCTTCGTTGCCACTTTCGCCGCCATTCCCGTGCTCACCGTTGCTACCGTGGTCACCGCTCGTATTGCTCTGGTCTCGGTCGTTCTCGATAGTTACGTCACCAACCATCGTCGATGGATGCACGGTGCAAATATACTGGGCGATGTCGCGCGTAGCAACGAACGCGAGCATCTGTACTGCCCCCTCTTCGGCAACCTGTGGCGTCACTCGAATCGCATCCTCGGGTGGTTCTTGTCTCCCTCGATGGTTCCCCATCATCCCGTCCATCATGGTTCCATTCGTTCCGCCCATCATCGTCCCGTTCTGACCACCCATCATCGGCCCGCCGTCCTGCATGGTCCGCACAGTCGGCAAAATCACAGAGAGATTCTTCCCATTCGAGTCTCTCAACGCGAACGTGTGCGGTTGCCCGTCGAGGTTCTGCCACATGACGCCGTACGTCTGTCCCGGTTCTAGCTGGAGCGTCGGGTTTTGTCGTCCGGCAATCGATTGTGGACCCTGTCCTCGCCAACCGGAGACGCGGCCACCGAAGCGGAAACAACACATACCGCGGTGCTGATCACGAGACGTCGTTTCTTGTGCGCCCACTCCTGATGACAAGCCAATTACGGTCCCTCCCACGGTCGCGATGAACCGTCTTCGTGTCTGCTTTGCTGGTCGTGGTTTCTCGAACATGGTACTCCCCCCCTCGCGACCACGGCATAGATGATAATAAATCAAACTAATATCCCATAGCAGTGCAATCAATACAATCGATTTCGGGACCGATATTTGCATTAAACTCGTAACACGCAAGCCCATGACGATGGCATAACTGGCAGTTCAGTGAAATCCCCGGTTGATTCGCAGTGCATCGAAAACGCTGGATACACCAGTCACGCTGTCAGTCCGGTGGGGACTCGGCGTGGACGATCTCGGCGAGACTGTCGAGTTGCGCCGAGACGTGTGTGCACTCTCCGGCAAGGTGAAGGACGAGGTCATCGAAGGCAATGACGCCGACGACTTGATGGTCGTCAACAATTGGAATTCGGCGGACGTGGGCGTCGTTCATCGCCCGCAAGACACGCTGGATTTTTGCGTCTGCGTCGACGGACTGTGGATTCGGCGTCATCACGTCCTGTGCAGTGAGCATTTCGATATCAGTGTCTTCGTGGGTCAGGCTTGATGACCCGTCGTCGGCGACGACTTCGACAGCGATGTCCCGGTCGGTGACGACGCCAACGAGTTCGTCGTTTTCGGTGACGAGGACGCTCCCGACCGTTCGGTCGCGCATTATTTGGGCAGTCTTGGTGATGGGCGTGTCCGGCGTGACGCTGACCACGTCCCTCCGTGCGAGTCGTCGGGCGGTCATCCCAAGGTCGGTTCGTTCGGTGGCCATGGCACCAACCGTACGCTAGCGATAGTCTAAATTATTTGCCTGTCTCCTAAGGCCGGTTGAGTCGGCGTTCGTGCCAGTGGTCTACGCTATCGTCGGCAAATACGACGATGATCGCACTCCGGTTGACGAGGTCACTGCGATATACTGTGATCGACTCGGTGTAGAGCCCACACATCCATCAACCTCTGGATCGTACATCTATAAGTTCGCCATGGACGACCACGAACACTCACAGAACGGAGATCCTCCATCAGGAACCGATTCTCACCATGGTCGCAACAGTGTAGATGATGATGAGCCAGTCGGAACCAATGCGGACGACCGCGTAGAGCAATCGATGCTCGAGGAAGAGGCCGAGGACGCTGACGAGGCCGAGCGGGAGATTGCAGAACACGATGGACACGGGATGGGTCACGGCAACGGTGGAAACGGTCACGGTGATCACGGGGGTATGCACGAAGGGCACGAACAGATGTTCCGTCGACGCTTCTTCGTTTCGACCCTCCTTTCGATTCCTGTTCTTCTCTACAGTCCGTTCCTCCAGGAGACGCTCGGTTTTTCCGTTCCGGTATTTCTAGGAAGCCAGTGGATCAACCCCGTCTTCGCGGTGATCGTCTTTGTCTACGGCGGTGTGCCGTTCCTCCAGATGGCCAGCCCCGAACTGAAAGATCGCTCGCCGGGGATGATGACACTCATTTCGATGGCGATCACTGTCGCGTTCATCTATAGCTTGGCGAGCGTCGTCTTCCCGACGCAGTCTGCGTTCTTCTGGGAACTCGTGACGCTCATCGACATCATGTTGCTAGGCCACTGGATCGAGATGCGGTCAGTCCGGCGGGCGTCCAGTGCCCTAGACGAACTGGCAAAACTGATGCCCGACACTGCAGAGCGGATCACTGGGTCAGGTGACACTGAGGAGGTGCCAGTGAATGGACTTTCGGATGGCGATCTCGTCCTCGTACGGCCGGGCGCCAGCGTTCCCGCGGATGGCATCGTCGAGGACGGCGAGTCGGACGTAAACGAGGCAATGATCACCGGCGAATCCAAACCCGTGGCCAAGGAACCCGGCGACGAGGTGATCGGTGGGACGGTCAACGGTGATGGGAGCCTCCGGGTGCGGATCGACGCAACCGGCGACGAAACGACCCTTGCCGGGATCATGCGTCTGGTAGAGGAGGCGCAGTCGAGTAAGTCGAAGACGCAGGTACTCGCCGACCGCGCAGCGGGATGGCTATTCTACGTCGCTGTCGGGGCAGCACTGCTCACCGCAGTCGCCTGGACGGTCGCGACGACGTTCAATGCGACCGTGATCGAACGGGTAGTCACCGTCCTCGTCATCGCCTGCCCGCATGCACTTGGCCTGGCGATTCCACTGGTGGTCGCAATCAACACCTCGCTAGCGGCTCGCAATGGGATACTCGTCCGCGACCGCATCGCCATGGAGGAGGCGCGAAATCTCGATGCGATCATCTTCGACAAGACTGGAACGCTAACAGAGGGAGAACATGGCGTCGTCGGGGCGGCAACTGTCGACGGCATTGATGAAGCGGAGGCACTCCGACTCGCTGCTGCCGTCGAGAGCGATTCCGAGCATATGATTGCGCGAGCTATCAGAGAGGCTGCCGCTGAGCGGGGGATCGACGCGCCTGCTGCAGACGACTTTGAAGCGATGAAAGGCCGGGGCGTCCGCGCAACCGTCGAAAGCCAAGAGGTCTACGTCGGGGGTCCGAACCTCCTAGGGCATCTTGACAGGGATGTTCCAGCCAACCTACAGAATTTCGCCGACGAAGCAGGCGAAAACGCCCGGACGGTCGTTTATCTCGTCCGGGAGGGAGAACTAATAGCTGCGTTCGCGATGGCCGATGTCATTCGCGAGGAAAGCTACCGGGTCGTCGACGCACTCCATGACCTGAACATCGAGGTCGCAATGTTGACTGGTGACGCCCAGGATGTCGCAAACGCCGTCGCGGACGAGCTGGGTATCGACACGGTGTTCGCCGAGGTCTTGCCTGAAGACAAGGACAAGAAAGTACAGGAACTCCAGAATCAGGGTAAACTTGTCGGAATGGTCGGCGACGGTGTCAACGACGCACCCGCACTGGCGCGGGCCGACGTCGGTATCGCAATCGGAAGTGGGACGGACGTCGCCGTCCAGTCAGCTGACGTCATCCTCGTCCAGAACAATCCGATGGATGTGGTCCGACTCGTGAAGCTAAGTAAGGCGAGCTACCGGAAGATGCAGGAAAACATCGTTTGGGCTGCGGGCTACAACGTCTTCGCGATTCCACTTGCAGCGGGCGTGCTCGCACCGATTGGAATCCTCCTTTCACCTGCTGTCGGGGCACTTTTGATGTCACTCAGCACGGTCATCGTCGCCATCAATGCCCAGTTCCTCCGTCGCGTCGATCTTGATCTTCCATCGCTTCCAGGCACTTCTCCTTCTAGGAGTCCACGACCGGCCGACTAACCGAAGACCACATCGCTCTTCGACTCCTTTGCACCCCAATGCTCGTATTGAGACGGTTTGCTCCGATTAGTGGCCTATCTATTAGACTGGCACAAAGCAGCTGTGTGGATTGATGGCGAGCGCTTGGCCATTCAGGCGCTCATCATGTCGCGGCAGCTCTCGGCGCACCACTCACAGACCTCGATCGCTTGGGTGCAGATCTCGATGCACTCTTGCTGTTCGTCACTCAGGTGGTCGATCTTGGACGTCGTTTCTGCAAGGGACATTGCACACACACACACTACAGCAGGCTCACTTTCCCCGCTTCTGGCTTTGATTGCAAAGGACCCCCTATTAGTTGCAGTTTCCCAGTGGCATGTGTAGCGAGCTAGTCTCGGAAAAGATTGTGACATGTGATAACACTGTATGTCGTACACAGTACGTAATCCGCCGTACCAGAATTCTGATGACAAACACGGTTCTCATGGCTGTCCAGGGATGCTCAAAGCCACAGTTGAATTAGTTGCTTGACGGATTTTGTCGCTAAAGAGAACGTGAGCACAGTGGCGAGCAGGCTATCAAGACAAACCACAACCCCCTTCGTACCTTTGTCTTGTTAGCCGAAAGCCCGTAAAGTGTCTCTCCCATAAGCCACAGACATGGACCGAAGAGAGTACGCAATCCTCGCACTCATCGCGCTCGCGACGGTCGGGATCGGCGTGATCACCACGTCGAAGCCACTGGCGACGTTCTTCGTCGAGAGCACACGCCAGTTCCTGTCCACGACAGCGGCGATGGCGTGGATCACGTGGTGGGCGCTCGTCATCGGCTTCGCCATCGCTGGTGGCGTCGAAGCGTGGACGTCCAACGAAGAAGTCGCGGACCTCCTCGACGGCCACGGTGCACGTGAGATCGGGTACGGATCGTTGTTCGGATTCATCTCCTCGTCGTGTTCGTACAGCGCCATCGCCACGGCGAAAAACCTCTTCAAGAAGGGAGGATCGGCGGCGGCGACCATCGGTGCGTTCATGTTCGCGAGTACGAACCTTGTCATCGAAATCGGCGCAGTCATCTGGATTCTACTCGGCTGGCAGTTCCTACTCGCGGACATCATCGGTGGGTTCATGCTCATCGGCTTGATGGCACTCGGGTTCGTCTACGTCGTCCCTCAATATCGTTCGACAGCGTTAGTGACCGTGGGTGGTGAGGTAGGAATCACGGTCTCCAGAGACGGAGGCAGGATATAGCTCGACCGTTGCGTGGTCAACACCGTTGTGAGCGAGTGCTTCGTGGACACGCTGCGACACTACCTCGGCCTCGGTCATTGTCTCCACTGGGGTTTCAATATGCGTCGTTGCGATCGTGATCTGGCTGCAGATCTGCCACGCATGGAAGTCGTCAATTCGTTCAACACCCTCGATGTCAAGGAGGCGTGCCCGGATTTCCTCCCCGCTCAGCGGTGTCTGGTGGAGGAAAATGGCACTACTACCCCGCAGTACTTTCACCGCTGACCACGTGATGATGACAGCAATGAGGCCTGCTGTGATCGGGTCGACGACACGGATTCCAGTCACCTCGATGATGATCGTAGAGAAAATAACGGCGATTGAGCCACCTGTATCGCCAAGGAGATGATAGAATGCACCCCGTTCGTTGAGACTCATCTCTCCACCTTGTAAAACGTAGACTGATCCAATGTTCACTAGCAGACCACCGGTTGCTATAACAAGTGTAGGCACAGTACCGATGGTGACTGGGTCAAGGAATCGCTGGTAAGACTCCCAGAGAATAAACCCAACCATCGGAAGGAGCAAGAGCCCGTTGAGGAAGGCTGCAAACGGTTCGAGACGATGAAGTCCGTATGACCACCGATCGCTGCTCCCGTAATTCTCGGCGATATATGACGCGGCGAACGCCATCACGTACGCCAATGCGTCGAACAGCATATGGAAAGCATCACTAAGCAACGCGACCGAACCGAAGAGGAGGCCGCCAACGAGTTCGGCGAGAAATCCTAGAAGGTTGATCACGGAGACAGCGGCCAATTTCTGACTGCTTGTTGAATCAATGCTGTCGCCGTGGCTATGTCCGTTATGAGTGCCATCGTCGGAACCAGTCATCCCGTGGTCGTTCATCGTGCTTCCTCGTTGTCACGCCACCGTTATCAAATCAGCTACCAATTATGACGTTATTTTCGGTTATCTCTAACAAGAGACGGTAGATATTTTATTAATAATCTATTCACCTATTGATACAGGCGCGTAAGCGAAACCGGCCTAGGATGATTCAACAACAGTTGAAACAGACTATGATCAGATCTTCACAAATATTTGAGACTATTTACCGCTCCCAGTCCGATCGTGTCACCCATCTCCAACTCCTAAATAAGTCATGAAAATATCAACAAGTAAGAAGGTCATCAGTGGTTAGCTAATCTCGAGATCTGCACGAGTTCAATCGAGTCGGTACGCCACCAATCCAAGAGATGGGATGATATCGAGTACAGCTACTCAACTACCACGGTCCCACGCATTCCAGAACTCTCGTGAGGCACACAGAAGTACTCATAACTGCCGGTGACTTCGAACGTATGTTCATATGTGTCCCCCGCAGCTAGGAGACCACCACTGACGTCGTTTCGAGCCCCTCGCTCGGACGTGAATCCACCACTGGCGAAGTATCGTGCGTCAGCGGGTATTTTGTCCTCGTAGGCCGTTACTGTGTGACCAACGTCGCTGTCGTTCACCCATTTTACTGTCGCGCCTGGACTGACTGTGAGACGTTTCGGATCATAGGCAAAACTATCGTTCATCGAGATACGCGTCGTCCCGTTTGAACTCTTTTGGGACGAACAGCCTGCAAGAACTGTCGCGATGACTGTCGTTCCGCCGAGTCGGAGTAGTTGTCGTCGATTCATATGTTGTGTGAAGGTCATATGGAGTACGATTAGAGTGCGACGAAAAGGTCGGTGACGTACATCACGACGAGTCCCACGAGGAATGTGACGAGGTTCAGTGCAGACGCTGCTTGTCCGTTCCGGCTAATCATGCCGCGCAGTTCCCAGATGACCTGGAGAATTGCACCCACGCCGACGGCGAGGAAGAATGCACCGAGCGTCGGCGAGAATGCAAGACTCCCGAGCCATCCACCGAGGATGACGGGCGCTCCTGCGAGGACACCGAGCCCGATGAAGTGTGCGATGCTTGGACGTTCACCACGTGCAACGGGTGCGACGACGGCCGGCCCTTCGGTCACGTTGTGGAGCATGAAGCCGATAACGAGGAACGCGCCAAGCGAGACGCGTCCGAGTGCGAACGAACTTCCGATGGCTAGCCCTTCGGCGAGGTTGTGCAGGCCGATGCCGAGCGCGACCAAATAAGCGATCCACAGCCCGCTCTGTGCACGCGAATCACCAGCAGCAGCGCGGCCCTTCCGCCATGCGCTGACGGATTGCACTGCGAGTAATGCGCCGATAATGCCGAGTGCAACGAGGGCGGTTCCCTCAAACGCACCCGGTACCTGTTCGCCGAGTTCAAACGCCTCAAATCCGGCATCAATAGCGAGGAATGCCAAGATACCTGCCGAGAAGGCGAGAATCGCATGCAGCCAGCGATCACTCATTGACTGCAGGAACGGGAACCACAG belongs to Haladaptatus cibarius D43 and includes:
- a CDS encoding copper-translocating P-type ATPase; translation: MDDHEHSQNGDPPSGTDSHHGRNSVDDDEPVGTNADDRVEQSMLEEEAEDADEAEREIAEHDGHGMGHGNGGNGHGDHGGMHEGHEQMFRRRFFVSTLLSIPVLLYSPFLQETLGFSVPVFLGSQWINPVFAVIVFVYGGVPFLQMASPELKDRSPGMMTLISMAITVAFIYSLASVVFPTQSAFFWELVTLIDIMLLGHWIEMRSVRRASSALDELAKLMPDTAERITGSGDTEEVPVNGLSDGDLVLVRPGASVPADGIVEDGESDVNEAMITGESKPVAKEPGDEVIGGTVNGDGSLRVRIDATGDETTLAGIMRLVEEAQSSKSKTQVLADRAAGWLFYVAVGAALLTAVAWTVATTFNATVIERVVTVLVIACPHALGLAIPLVVAINTSLAARNGILVRDRIAMEEARNLDAIIFDKTGTLTEGEHGVVGAATVDGIDEAEALRLAAAVESDSEHMIARAIREAAAERGIDAPAADDFEAMKGRGVRATVESQEVYVGGPNLLGHLDRDVPANLQNFADEAGENARTVVYLVREGELIAAFAMADVIREESYRVVDALHDLNIEVAMLTGDAQDVANAVADELGIDTVFAEVLPEDKDKKVQELQNQGKLVGMVGDGVNDAPALARADVGIAIGSGTDVAVQSADVILVQNNPMDVVRLVKLSKASYRKMQENIVWAAGYNVFAIPLAAGVLAPIGILLSPAVGALLMSLSTVIVAINAQFLRRVDLDLPSLPGTSPSRSPRPAD
- a CDS encoding ZIP family metal transporter; the encoded protein is MSKPNTDGGTTVNRTERPLGLPKWVAALLPILLLGLIAGGFFAATPFASLDTGGEPLPDVTVTHTTLPNDETVVVHVTNNGPNEVTISQVLVAEAYWNFDVQGAGGDNTLAPRESAQVVVPYHWNPGWDLEVALMLSDGSTVHHTIVAPSQSPGLTGDLLLTMAVIGLFVGVIPVALGMLWFPFLQSMSDRWLHAILAFSAGILAFLAIDAGFEAFELGEQVPGAFEGTALVALGIIGALLAVQSVSAWRKGRAAAGDSRAQSGLWIAYLVALGIGLHNLAEGLAIGSSFALGRVSLGAFLVIGFMLHNVTEGPAVVAPVARGERPSIAHFIGLGVLAGAPVILGGWLGSLAFSPTLGAFFLAVGVGAILQVIWELRGMISRNGQAASALNLVTFLVGLVVMYVTDLFVAL
- a CDS encoding SHOCT domain-containing protein produces the protein MTATRQNDSWLRLIVVILAVILFAPMLMMVFAFPMMDGWMMGPRYGGQTPVWGWMMMLVSLLVVLALGYVLYRALAGDGAGGDAALEELRLAYARGDLSEEEFDTRRERLQREQ
- a CDS encoding plastocyanin/azurin family copper-binding protein; translated protein: MTFTQHMNRRQLLRLGGTTVIATVLAGCSSQKSSNGTTRISMNDSFAYDPKRLTVSPGATVKWVNDSDVGHTVTAYEDKIPADARYFASGGFTSERGARNDVSGGLLAAGDTYEHTFEVTGSYEYFCVPHESSGMRGTVVVE
- a CDS encoding CBS domain-containing protein yields the protein MATERTDLGMTARRLARRDVVSVTPDTPITKTAQIMRDRTVGSVLVTENDELVGVVTDRDIAVEVVADDGSSSLTHEDTDIEMLTAQDVMTPNPQSVDADAKIQRVLRAMNDAHVRRIPIVDDHQVVGVIAFDDLVLHLAGECTHVSAQLDSLAEIVHAESPPD
- a CDS encoding cation diffusion facilitator family transporter, producing the protein MNDHGMTGSDDGTHNGHSHGDSIDSTSSQKLAAVSVINLLGFLAELVGGLLFGSVALLSDAFHMLFDALAYVMAFAASYIAENYGSSDRWSYGLHRLEPFAAFLNGLLLLPMVGFILWESYQRFLDPVTIGTVPTLVIATGGLLVNIGSVYVLQGGEMSLNERGAFYHLLGDTGGSIAVIFSTIIIEVTGIRVVDPITAGLIAVIITWSAVKVLRGSSAIFLHQTPLSGEEIRARLLDIEGVERIDDFHAWQICSQITIATTHIETPVETMTEAEVVSQRVHEALAHNGVDHATVELYPASVSGDRDSYLTTHGH
- a CDS encoding sulfite exporter TauE/SafE family protein, which produces MGGMSLWSFEPGIAFFVLFGFTVGILFGFFGLGGSFFVTPALLVLGHPVEAAVGSGLVFVFGTSITAVVTHRRLGHIDYKLGGLLIVGMTMGLEVGKRVLFELSAIGLADLIVSTAYVGLLAAVGLFVLFDARNRTAVQGTMVDANVLQQIGTVKIPPMLSFSGGVTASVWVVLVIAFTTGVLAGVLGVGGGFLVLPSLMYGLSLPETVAVGTDIFQIAISSGYGAFIYARTDAVHLSVVVPLLGGSVFGAYLGSRLTAFVEEAKFKQYFALILLVDSVAVASKTISHTYDVVALHVLSLVLLFGTAVGMSSIVVSFGTRNALREGDTLSKNN